Below is a genomic region from Roseovarius arcticus.
GCAGCGCGCTTACAGACCAAAACACGGCCAGGATGACAGGCGCTGGCACTTTTTTGTCGCGCCACATCAGCCATGTTGCGAGCACACCAAGAAAGGGGACCGACGCGACCAACGCAATCCAAGCACCGCCAGACAGAACTGATGTAAAAAATGCACCCTGCGTTACATTCTGCCAGCCCAAGCTAAGCACCTGGCCGAAACTTGCTTGATTGATGAATTCCTGTCCATTGATTATCAGAGCCGTAAAGAAGATGTCTGAAATCCAATAGGAAAAGGCACCTTGCTGCATGGCTACGACGGCGAGTGGTAGACCGGACATTAAAAATCCCACGGCAACCAGTGCGCTTGTGCGACCCGCAACGGCCCACGTCATGCGCGCTCTAAATGTGACAAGTATTAGTAAGGCCAATGGCCAGATGCCCGCCCAGATCATTCCGAACATTTGCTGCTTTGATGCGATATAGACTAGCACCCCGATAAACGCTGTCGAGCCGATCAATAGTCCGGGGAGACGTCCACCACTTTCGTCCTCGGCGTTTTCCGACAAAAGCACGCAGATCAGGCCAAGCGCTAGAAAAACGCCGCTGAGTTGCCGTGTAAAAAAGCATAAGCCAAGAATTGCTCCAGCAACCAGTAAGCGGGTCGCTGATTTGATAGAGCTCTTCTCAAGAAGCAAGCATAGCAGAAAAAACGATCCCAACGCGTGCCAGTTGGCACTAGGGTTGGGAAACTGGATAAACGAGAATGCGGCGACCGTGATTGCGCCTGTTAGGGCCACGGTGCTGCCTGCTGGAGCCAGAAGTTTATAGGCGACCGCACATTGTAGCACCGCTATGGCGACCAACGGATACCGGAGGCTCAGTAGGTCTTCTCCAAAAAGTTGGAATGCCCAGATATTAAGAAGGTTTCCATAGCCTCCATGCAGGTCAATCAGGTCACGGTGTAGGACATCGCCGGCAAGGGCACGCTGCGCGACATAAGCGTAAACGCCTTCGTCCACTGGCCACCAAAACTGATCATGGTACCAGTATAGCAACGCGCCAATACTCGCGATAGCAACAAGCAATGGGCCGACATGTGCGCGTGCGTCAGTCATACTGCTTTTCTTTTCTACGGCTTTGCAAAACGAAAAATGCCGTGCCCAACCCGGCTGCGATTGTTTGCGTGACCCCGAACATAAAGGCCATAGCAATGGCGGTAGACGCACCAAGACCAACCGTTGCAAAAGCACCGATGGCTGCAAGTTCACGCGTTCCCCAACCACCGACGGAAACTGGCACAGAAGCGGCAAGCAGCACAGCAGGAAAGAGAACAAACAGAGCACCAATACTGACAGACACCGGTTGATCTTGCAGGAAGATAAACGCAATACCAATCGAGACGAGGTGCGCGGCTACCGAGAGCGCGATAGCCTCGCTAACAAGAGCCTTGGGCCGTGACCCGTTGGCAGAAAGGACACGTTCTCCTCTCCGCCACCTCACCAGCGAAAAGACGACAAGCCCCGAACACATGGCACATAAAAGGAAGACGCCCCACAAGGGAATAAGCTGTGGTGCAATAAATGTGCCAATAAGAACGACCGAACCGAGTGATGCAAGGCCTATCACGCGGTCAAAAACACCGACGGTGACCGCGGACTTTAGCGAAAGCCCGTATCTGCGCACCAGCCATACGCGCCCCACATCGCCGGCCAGAGATGTCGGGAAAAGCATGTTTGCGAGGGTTGCGCCAAAGGTAAGGCGGTTTGCATCCTGCAGCGATATCGCTGCGCCAGCAGCGTGCGTAATGCGCGCAAAACGCCAGGACGTCAGTAAGATGATAACTAGATGCAACGCCGTCATCACGGCCAATGTGTATGCCGACATTTGGGCGAGATGGCTTTGGACTTGAGACGTATCAACAATGCTGAGTACACAGACAACGAGCGCCAAAAACGCCACTAGACGCAAGACGGTCCGCCAGTGTGTGGACGATTTTGGCTTTGCATTTGCTGATGCAGTTGGCAGGCCAGATCCGAAAAGCGACAGCCCCAGCTGCCGCTTCTTGGAATTTTTCTGATCCTCTGACATGCAGGACGTACACATTCTACGCTCAATCGTTCGGTGCGATGTCCAGCGTCTTTTGTATCTTTGGTTTGCGCAACTTCCAGATCTTGCTGTCGATCATATAGTGGTGGAAGTTCACGATCTGATAAAGCACGATCGTCGCGGATAGCCCGGCAAAGAAAAGCCAGTCCAGTGTGCGCAGTATACCCCAGTAGATGACACCAGTAATCGCAACACCCACCAGCAGATAAAGCCAGATCCGCCCGTTTTGTGAGATATAGGACAGGAATCTAGCATTCGGATCGACCCCATCGGCAAAGCGCTTGTTATTATACATCCACACAAAGAGAATATACTGCGCGTTGTGCCAGATGTTGATCATCAGCCAACCAAGCGTGATGTCGCTTGTGGCAATATAGGCCAGATAGAAAATCGCGAAATGCGTCATCATGTACATCGTGTGCACGATCGCCAGACGCCCTTCGACCGCAGCCCTCAGACGAGAAAGTATCCAGTAGGTCAGCAAACCAACCGCGATATAGCCAGAGGCATCAGCGATTTGTGTTGGTACTGGTAGAGACCATAACTCCATCCCGATGAAAGTTGGGTGCTGTTCTGCGGAACGTGCAAGGATACCGAAAACCGGAATTGAGTAAAAAATAGCCTGATCCAGCCAGCCATCTTCGTATAGGCCGTTTTTATCCCGACCACGGTATGCGCGGGAGATACCCCAGCTTTGACGCGTGTAGTGATACCACTGCCAATAAAAATAGATTGTCACCACTACCCACAGACCAAAGACCCACACGACGCCTAAAGTCGCAACAATCACAATCGGCAACAACCCTACCATCAGGAACCTGTGCTCCTGAAAGCTTTCCTTGTCGAAACATATACGTGTGAAGGTCGAGATTACGTGGTGATAGCCCAAGAACCACAGATCAAGGACTAGGATTGGATAAAAGAGCGAAGGTTCGTACGTTATAACCAAACCGGTTATGCATGAGAGAGCCAATAGTCCAAAAATGAAAACGGCATCGAACTTCGCGTTACGAATCCATGGAAGATCCGCGTAGAAATTTGTCGGCGTTGCTGTATCGGTCACTGTTAATTTTCCTGCAATTTTGTGCCGTTTTTCGACACGTCTTTGTGCCGTTGTTCGACACGATTATCTAGAGCATAGCGGTAAAAAGCGGCAAATTTTGGGCAGCAAGTAGCGTGCTGAGAAACTTAATTTCGGTTTTTCGACTTCTTTCAGCCAATGCATTCGCCAGTCTCTTCGCCCATTCAAACTGGCCACTGACACCTACTAGATGTTTGACCCCACGGTTTTATGGCACGAACCTTTCAAAGGAGTGTAAGGAAGCCGTGCAGCAAAAGTGGACCTGTCCCATTTGAGTGCCGCCCAAAGTGCATGTTTAAGCCACCTTCCGTTCGAAAGCGGCAGGGCTTTTCCAGTTCAGTACTGAGTGCTCAGTGCCTTCGGCGCGGATTGTAAAGCCGTCTATGTATTCGAAGATTGCCATATCAGTTGACCGGCGTGTCTCCGAAGTATGACGCCAGATCAGTTCAGCCTTGATAGTTTTGAAGAACGTCTCAACAGCAGCGTTATCGTAGCAATTGCCTTTGCCACTCATCGGTGCCCTTGAACCCATGCTGGCGCAAGACCTTCTGATAGTCATGCGAACAATATTGGGCTGCCACGATCGGTGTGGTGGATGCAGCCTTTCTGCGGTGAACGGAAGGCTATGACCCTCTTTAGTGCTCGAGTCGCCAAATCACGCTTCTTCCAGTTGCTGACCGCCCAACCAATGACGCACCGGGAATGCAAATCCAGGATCACAGCAAGATGGAGGCAGCCTTACCGCGTTCAGATATAGGTGATGTCACCAACTCACTTCTGGTTGGGACCATCAGCAACAAAGGTTACGGTCCAGCGAGTAAGGCGCGAAATTGAACTTATGATTGTGTCTGACGTAGCCTTGTGTTTGCGCGTTCTGACCACGGATACCGGTCTACCGGATGCTGAGTGATCGCGCCGAGCAGGCAAAGCAGTCACCTTTGGGGGTAATCCCCCCATTTTTAATGGGGTCCAGCCGTAGAATTCAGGCGGCTGTCTTTAGTTTCATGGCAGGTGTCATGCCGCCGATTCCCATGTTGGGTCGCTCGTTGTTGTAAGTCCAGAGCCATTCAGTTGCTTGGTCCTGTGCCTCCTCGATGGTTTCAAGGATGTATTGCCCCAGCCATTCACCGCGAACGGTACGATTGTAGCGTTCGATGTAAGCGTTCTGTTGTGGCTTGCCCGGCTGGATATATTCCAGCCGAACATTGCGTTTCTCGGCCCATTCCATCAGCTTACCACTGATATATTCTGGGCCATTATCGACGCGAATTGTCTGCGGTTGTCCGCGCCATTCAATGATCTGGTTTAAGCTTCTGACAACTCTCCCTGCGGGCAGCGAAAAGTCCACTTCGATGCATAGACCCTCGCGGTTAAAGTCATCCAGCACGTTTAATGTCCTAATCGAGCGCCCGTCTGCCAGCTGATCCGCCATGAAATCCATGGACCATGTCTCATTGGGCTTATCAGGCACCGCCGAGGCTCCGGCTTGTCCCGCTTCAAGCGTTTCTTCGGCTTGATACGCAGGTTTAGCTCCATTGCGCAGTAGATCCGGTAAACCCGCTTGTGGTTCCAGCCGTAACCACGGACGTTGCGCAGATACAGGAAGCACAGGCCGAAGCCCCAGTTGCGCTTGTTTGCTGTCAGACGTTCCAGCCAATCGGCGATCTCTTCATTCTCATCGCTCATAACAGGGCTGTATCTGTAGCAGGTCTCGCTGATCTGGAACGCCCGGCACGCCGACGCGATGCTTACGCCGTGTCGTGCGACCGCATTCATGGCCATCTCTCGTCGCAGAGACGGCCTTAACGCTTTCCAAGGGCTTCCTTCAGCAGATCATTTTGCATGCTCATCTCAGCATACATGCGCTTCAGACGGCGGTTCTCCTCCGCCATATCCTTCATCTCAGACATCAAAGACGCATCCATGCCGCCAAACTTGGCGCGCCACTTATAGAAACTGGCGCTGCTCATGCCATGCTCACGGCAAAGCTCAGAGACCGGCACACCGCCCTCCGCCTGCTTCAACACGGCCATGATCTGCGCGTCGCTGTATCGTCCGTTCTTCATCGTAAATCTCCTCAGATACCTTGCCGAGAAAATGCTACTTTTGAACACCACTAATTTTAGGGGGGAATACCTGGGTAGATGGCTTTGGTAAATGTTAGCTAGATTGACTTACCGGAAGAGGCACTGCCATCGGCAAAAAAAGATAGTTGCAGTTCGTCATAACTCATGTCTGACAAATGGCGCGCGATCTTGGAAAATATTACCTTCCGCTGTGCGTAGATCTTTCTCATCGCGCTTTGGTAGATGTCTCCGAGTGGAAGGATGTCGTCCGCGTCTGGTGGAACAAACATACCATCGCCAAGTTGCATAAGAATTCTTGGCACAAAAATACTGCGGTCGAACGGCTCTTGGTCTGTCACGGTACCCTCGGGCCCTTTCAAACTAGAGCTGGTGTATTATTTAATGTGCAAACCGTCGTTTTGGATGCTACCGAGATAGCCCCCCTGATGGTGAGCCTCACCTCACAGGTGTAGCTGTCTATAGTCAGGCTCATAAGCGCCTCCAGCACACGTTTCATCTCGACTCTTCATCTGGGTCGTGAGACAAATTCAGCATAATGAACCGTATCGTTCGTGCCTCTCTCCGAGTTCTTGGGATTAGTCTCATTCCAGTTGCTTGGTTAGCTATGGTCGTAGGCGTTTGGCAGGATACTGTCGGCGGAGGCGGAGTGATTCCGGTTTCAGGCGACACTTTGATAAACTACGGAATACTCATTTTCTCCATTGGCGTGGGAATTTCGATAATGCGCCATGAAATGATGTTGAGTGATTCTCACATACTTGCAGGCAACGAACCACTACGAAAGCTTCTCGAAGATGGTATTTGGCTGACCGAAGACGAATACTTTCGTCGTGTTTCGTCTGGTGATTTGGGTGTGGCGCGCCGTTTCTGGAGTGCAGGCATTGTAAATAAAAAGAATTCCAGCGGCGAGTCTGATCTTCAAATGGCATGTATCTCGGAAAATTATCTACTGATAAAGGGTATTTTGGAGCGCGGGGCTGACCTTAACGGTACAGACCGACAGGGTAGAACCCCACTGCATTATGCCATCGAAAGGGGCAATCCGGTTTCAGCAAAAAAGCTGATTGAGATTGGTGCAAAAGTTAACGTCCAGACGCTGGAGGGAATAACGCCATTACATTGCGCAGCAGCGAAGCGAGATGCTGATAGTATGCAGGCATTGCTTGATGCTGGAGCGCGCATAGACAGCACGGACAGTGACAACATGACCCCCATGATAACTGCTGCCTGCCAGAGCAGGTGGGAGTCAGTTCGCATCCTTCTAGATGCGGGCGCAAATGCTAAGCATAAGGACTGTCACGGAGCCACTGTTCTTGATTATGCCTACCATCGGAACGCTGATGGAAGCCTGATCGATCTGTTGTTGGTTGCTGGCGTTGAGAGCAATCCTTTGCTCGTCAATCGTGGTCACTGCAGCAGTTCTTCCGGTAAAGCCACTGCGAATTGGGAGTTGAAGCATGGCCCCGCTGCGCCGTAGTTGCTGATTGCTCGGCCACCGGCTTCCACATCCAAGTAGTAGACGTCGGGGTTTCTGCCTGCCTGGAGGTCCAGACGAGCATAGTTTAGCTTTGCCCGGTCTTGCGGTACTATTGCGAGTGAATCATTCTCTGGATCGGAATGATCTGACTACGCCAGTCCACCGCAACCAAGCCAAAGGGTGGCTAGAAGTTGAACGATAAACGTTAACTAACTGTAAATACCAACAAAAAAAATACTTTGATGGTGCCCCCACACGGCGTCTAAACGCTATATAGTGATGCACTGCAATACACCAATCGGACAGTAAAATAGAGACAATTAAGGGATTATCTATTCCACCTCGCTTCACAATGCCCCATAGCATACCATATGTTGAGGGGGATTGAGAGGGGGATAGAAAATGGGTCGTGCCTTGAATCGTCTGAGCGCATCCGCAGTCAAAACCGCCAGCATTGGCAAACACGCTGATGGCGGGGGCCTATGGCTGGTCAAGCGGGAGGATGGCGGCGCGCAATGGGTGCTGCGCGTCACAATGCATGGCAGGCGGCGCGAAATGGGCCTTGGTGCCTATCCTGACCGCTCCCTAAAAGAGGCGCGCGAGGTGGCCGACACTTGGCGAATGGTGGCGCGGCAGGGTTTAGACCCGATCAAGGAACGCGACCGCCAGAGGCGCGAGGCGGCGCGCAATATCCACATGCTAGCCGATGTCGCGCTGGACGCGTTCAACAGCCGCAAGGCCGAACTTAAAGGCGACGGCAAGGCGGGGCGCTGGTTCTCGCCACTTGAGCTGCACGTCCTGCCAAAGCTGGGCAAGGTGCCTGTCGCCGATATCGACCAAAAGGATATCCGCGACACGCTGGCCCCTATCTGGCACAGCAAGGCCGATACTGCGCGCAAGGCGATGAACCGATTAGGCATCGTTCTGCGCCACGCGGCGGCGTTGGGGTTGGAGGTGGATCTGCAAGCGACGGACAAGGCCAAGGCGCTGCTCGGCAAGCAACGCCATACCGTGACGAACGTGCCCGCGATGAACTGGCGAGATGTGCCCGCCTTCTATCAATCACTGGACGGGGGCAGCATCACGGAATTGGCCCTGCGGCTTTTGATCCTGACGGCGGTGCGGTCCTACCCATTGCGGTTCATGCACGTTGACCAGATCGACGGCGACGTGTGGACTATACCCGCAGCGGCGATGAAGGGCCGTCTGGGCGCGACAAGCGATTTTCGGGTGCCGCTATCGGTCGAGGCGCAGGGCGTCATCGCAAAGGCCCGTAAGTTTGCCCGCGACGGTTTTTTGTTCCCTGGCATGAAGCGGGGCGTGATATCCGATATGACCATGACTGCCCTTATGGATCGGCGCGGGCTGAAAGAGCGCCCGCACGGGTTCCGATCCTCGTTCCGTGACTGGACGGCAGAAGTGCCATCCAATCGGTCTGAGAAAACAGAAGGGGAAAGCGCAGCAGACTACGAGAGGGAGGCGACGTATACTGCGCATGAGGTGGCCGAGACCTGCCTTGGTCATATAACGGGCGGCGCAGTCGAGCGGGCTTATCGGCGCACGGACTTTCTGGAACAACGCCGAGCGCTGATGGAACGGTGGGGAATGTGGTTAGTTGCGCCATGTAGCGTTGATGAACATTTGGAGGTCGCTCATGTTCTATAAGAAAGGCTGGATACCTCTTCTGCGAGCCTTCTATGATACCAACAATTTTTTTCTAGAGCAGCGTTACGAAAATGCTGTGCTAACTCAACCTGAAATCTCAGAACCAGACATCGAGCGCTCAGAGTATTCCCTCCAGTCTGATAGATTGGATTTAGAGGAAACAGAAGCGTTAACAAGAGCTTATATGGCTCCAATTTATTCGCGTCTCTGGGCGCTACTAGAAGATGAAGTTGAAAAACAAAACATCGGTGTCACGACTCAGGATGGGGGGACCGCCTTAATTGACAAGGAAATAGTCAGGTACTTCGATCCCGAGCGAGAGAGCGGCTATCATATTTGCTTGTCAATCTGCACAGTTGGCTCTTCGCCTTTGATGATGCGGGAGCTTGACTCTAGGAGAGTACAGCCACTGGAGAAACACCGATATGGTGCCTTCTTGTTTAGTCCAATTGTTGTGAGGGAAGCTAGCTATCGGAAATACATAGGCAACTTGGGATTATCAGATTCCATGGCAGAGGTTACGAGCAGACATGAAAAGATCGCTAATGAAATCGTTTCTAGGTTCGACAAAGGCCAAGGAATTACAAAAAGATGGGTAAGAGAAAATCTCGCCCCCAATATGAAGGTCGCGGAGTTTCAGGCTACTTGGAGAATGGCGTCGGGCGAGCGGCCCGAGCTATCAAAGTCCGGTCCGAAGGGCCCGAGGGAACATCTCTAATTCGAAAACAATAATTCGAATTCGAAAACGGTTCGTAATTCGGATTCGATCGCGCAGATTGTGAATCATGCAAACACATGGAGCACAGCTATGCGTTACCTTTCCTTCCCTGAATTACAAACAAAAATTGGCGGTCGCAGCCGCTCGTCTATTTACCGTGATTTAGAATTGGGCCGCTTGCCCGCGCCGATCAAATTCGGCGCACGCCTCTATTGGGTCGAGGCCGACATAGACGCGGCCTTGGCCGAGGCCCGGAACTGAAAACACCCCCACACTTGCGGATACCGCAGGCGCTGGGGGTGCCGTCTTCAGTCTAAGCAACTCAGACATACGCCTAGCGCCTTTCTTTTTCAACAGAAAGGCTCACCAATGACCCAAGACAAATCCTACTCCAGCGACTCGCAGGTACTCTGGACCTGCAAAGCATTACTGAACCGGCGCACGATCAGCCACGAATCCGAAATCCGCGAAGTGCGCGGCTGGCGGCTAAGCGCAATAATCCATCGTCTGCGGCACGATTACGGATGGCCGATTCAAACGGAGTATCGGGGACCGCAGAACGTCGCGCACTATTTCCTGAAAGCAGGTATCGACCGGACCGCGCTGCGGTTCCCCAGATCCGCGCGCACCTTAGCCGATAGCGAGGCCGCGCAATGACCGCCGCGCGAATCCGTCGTCTTCGCCGTCTCTTCGGCCTGACCGAAACCCAAGCCCGTCTTATCGCGATGCTGCACTATGGGGCCACTCATGACTGACACACAAACCCGCTTGGTCCGCGATAACGGCAGATGGCACATCATGGCCCGCAAGGGCGCTGAGGGGGCCGCTGAGGCCGTCTGGATATCCCTTGGTGGCTGTCCCTGCCAAACGACCGCCATTCGCGTCTGGCTGGCGTGCCTGACGATGGGAAAACGCTGATGGCTGGCGCGTTTTACAAACGGGAAAAAAGGGGGCTTGGGCGTTTCGTCCAACTTCCCGAATGGGTGCAGGCGTCCGAGGCGTGGGCAACCCTGCCTCCTGGCCCCCGCGCCCTCTACATCGAATTGAAACGGCGCTTTAACGGCACGAACAACGGCGCGATCTATCTCAGCCACAGAGACGCGGCGGCGGCGCTGAACGTGCATCGTAACACGGTTGGCCCGTGGTTTAAGTTGCTGGAGGAACGCGGCTTCATCTACATGACGCAAGGTCCGCACCTGGGGCCGTCTGGCATCGGGCGCGCGTCAATCTGGGGGTTGGCCGAGGAATCCACGCCTGACGGTCGGCCTGCTCGCAAAACCTTCATGCAATTTCGGAACCCCCGCACAAAATCTGTGCATGCCCGTCACAAAAAGCAGGCCATATCTACATCTAGCCATAGGCTGCCTATCAGTTGAATACAGCCTTTTGGAGGTGTCCCTGCCGACGACCGTCAAGGCCACTGCCCAATGTAAACAGATAGACGGGATTGACGGTAAGTGTTTCATCCCAGAAGCTAATGCTAAACTATTGGGACCAAACATGCTTCGCCTCATCAAACGACTTATCCTTATGTTTGCCCTAGTCGCCAGCCCGTGCAGCGTTGGGGCACAAGATTATTCCAAGCTGTTAGAAGATTTCGACGCTCATGCACTGACCCAAACGGACAAACGGTTCTTGCAAGCAGCTTTGGCGTTCGAAGGTTACTACTACGGCCTTCTAGATGGCGACTGGGGAGCGAAGAGCCGCGATGCAATGAGCAGATACAGTCGGGTAAAGTTT
It encodes:
- a CDS encoding lysylphosphatidylglycerol synthase transmembrane domain-containing protein, whose amino-acid sequence is MSEDQKNSKKRQLGLSLFGSGLPTASANAKPKSSTHWRTVLRLVAFLALVVCVLSIVDTSQVQSHLAQMSAYTLAVMTALHLVIILLTSWRFARITHAAGAAISLQDANRLTFGATLANMLFPTSLAGDVGRVWLVRRYGLSLKSAVTVGVFDRVIGLASLGSVVLIGTFIAPQLIPLWGVFLLCAMCSGLVVFSLVRWRRGERVLSANGSRPKALVSEAIALSVAAHLVSIGIAFIFLQDQPVSVSIGALFVLFPAVLLAASVPVSVGGWGTRELAAIGAFATVGLGASTAIAMAFMFGVTQTIAAGLGTAFFVLQSRRKEKQYD
- a CDS encoding ankyrin repeat domain-containing protein; this translates as MNRIVRASLRVLGISLIPVAWLAMVVGVWQDTVGGGGVIPVSGDTLINYGILIFSIGVGISIMRHEMMLSDSHILAGNEPLRKLLEDGIWLTEDEYFRRVSSGDLGVARRFWSAGIVNKKNSSGESDLQMACISENYLLIKGILERGADLNGTDRQGRTPLHYAIERGNPVSAKKLIEIGAKVNVQTLEGITPLHCAAAKRDADSMQALLDAGARIDSTDSDNMTPMITAACQSRWESVRILLDAGANAKHKDCHGATVLDYAYHRNADGSLIDLLLVAGVESNPLLVNRGHCSSSSGKATANWELKHGPAAP
- a CDS encoding tyrosine-type recombinase/integrase; the protein is MGRALNRLSASAVKTASIGKHADGGGLWLVKREDGGAQWVLRVTMHGRRREMGLGAYPDRSLKEAREVADTWRMVARQGLDPIKERDRQRREAARNIHMLADVALDAFNSRKAELKGDGKAGRWFSPLELHVLPKLGKVPVADIDQKDIRDTLAPIWHSKADTARKAMNRLGIVLRHAAALGLEVDLQATDKAKALLGKQRHTVTNVPAMNWRDVPAFYQSLDGGSITELALRLLILTAVRSYPLRFMHVDQIDGDVWTIPAAAMKGRLGATSDFRVPLSVEAQGVIAKARKFARDGFLFPGMKRGVISDMTMTALMDRRGLKERPHGFRSSFRDWTAEVPSNRSEKTEGESAADYEREATYTAHEVAETCLGHITGGAVERAYRRTDFLEQRRALMERWGMWLVAPCSVDEHLEVAHVL
- a CDS encoding helix-turn-helix transcriptional regulator — encoded protein: MRYLSFPELQTKIGGRSRSSIYRDLELGRLPAPIKFGARLYWVEADIDAALAEARN